A genomic region of Dactylococcopsis salina PCC 8305 contains the following coding sequences:
- a CDS encoding nucleotidyltransferase domain-containing protein, with the protein MNNQLKQIINQYRNSLKQHYQEKLVKVILYGSQARGEAKADSDIDLLIILKDPVNAWEEIEQTGEFTSNFCLENNVVISRAFVSLSQFNQESLPFFRNVHREGILV; encoded by the coding sequence ATGAATAATCAATTAAAACAAATTATTAACCAATATCGAAATAGTTTGAAACAACACTATCAAGAAAAATTAGTAAAAGTAATTCTTTATGGTTCACAAGCCAGAGGAGAAGCAAAAGCTGATTCTGATATTGATCTTTTGATTATCTTGAAAGACCCCGTTAATGCTTGGGAAGAAATTGAGCAAACAGGAGAGTTTACCTCTAACTTTTGTTTAGAAAATAATGTCGTTATTTCTCGTGCTTTCGTTTCTTTATCTCAATTTAATCAAGAATCTCTTCCTTTCTTTCGGAATGTTCATCGTGAAGGAATTTTAGTATGA